A single window of Vigna radiata var. radiata cultivar VC1973A chromosome 4, Vradiata_ver6, whole genome shotgun sequence DNA harbors:
- the LOC106758424 gene encoding lysM domain receptor-like kinase 4: MELLHNLNILTTVLLLCMFPHSLKCQQAYLNDTVYDCSDNPSAPKGYLCNGLRKSCTSFLLFRSKPPYDSPVRIAYLLGSEASTIASINNISRNDKIASNKTIIVPVFCSCSGNIYQHNTPYTASKNDTYYQLVTETFQGLTTCQSMMGQNYYAATKIAIGAELTVPLLCACPTENQTARGVTSLLVYLVNYGDTIESIGKAYGVDEQSMLEANELAMPQSKNINMDLLSLTPLLVPLIGKSCKENPDKFYCKCYQAPDGSSKGPFCDESDGQKFPAKLVAALGAGLGVGFLCLFLLGYKSYQYIQKKRERIRKENSSKFSDKSDVYSFGVVLVELISGRKPISFFEEDEGQNLIAEFLSLMKENQVYEILDERVAKEAMKDDILAIGNLAMRCLRLNGRKRPTMKEVSLELEALRKVQSSLQIKHDNEHKTSDMVQECREESMSLSLQLESTSL; this comes from the exons ATGGAGCTTCTTCACAACCTCAACATTCTCACCACAGTTCTGCTCCTATGCATGTTCCCTCACTCACTCAAGTGCCAACAAGCATACCTCAATGACACTGTCTATGACTGTTCTGACAACCCTTCTGCACCAAAAGGCTACCTTTGCAATGGCCTTCGAAAGTCATGCACTTCCTTCTTACTTTTCAGGTCCAAACCTCCCTACGATAGCCCTGTCAGAATTGCCTACCTTCTTGGCTCTGAGGCATCTACCATAGCCTCAATCAACAACATCTCAAGAAATGACAAGATTGCTTCTAACAAGACAATCATTGTTCCTGTATTCTGTTCATGTTCAGGAAACATCTACCAGCACAACACACCTTACACTGCCAGCAAGAATGACACCTATTATCAGTTGGTAACAGAAACCTTCCAAGGTCTCACTACCTGTCAATCAATGATGGGTCAGAATTACTATGCAGCAACCAAAATTGCAATTGGTGCTGAGCTCACAGTTCCCTTGTTATGTGCTTGTCCAACTGAAAATCAGACAGCAAGAGGGGTCACCTCCTTGTTGGTTTACTTGGTGAACTATGGTGACACTATTGAATCCATAGGAAAGGCTTATGGTGTGGATGAACAAAGTATGCTTGAGGCCAATGAGTTGGCTATGCCacaaagtaaaaacataaaCATGGATCTCCTTTCCTTGACACCTCTTTTAGTTCCTCTAATAGGGAAGAGCTGCAAAGAGAACCCAGATAAATTCTATTGTAAATGTTATCAAGCACCGGATGGAAGCTCTAAGGGGCCCTTCTGTGATGAGTCTGATGGTCAGAAATTCCCTGCTAAGTTGGTAGCCGCTTTAG GAGCAGGACTTGGTGTAGGCtttctgtgtttgtttcttCTGGGATACAAATCATATCAGTACATACAGAAGAAGAGAGAACGTATCCGAAAGGAAAAC TCTAGTAAGTTTTCAGATAAAAGTGATGTGTACAGTTTTGGGGTAGTACTTGTAGAGCTGATAAGTGGGAGAAAGCCAATTTCATTCTTTGAGGAAGATGAGGGTCAGAATCTGATTGCAGAGTTTCTTTCTCTGATGAAAGAGAACCAAGTTTATGAAATTTTAGATGAAAGGGTGGCTAAAGAAGCAATGAAAGATGACATTCTTGCCATTGGAAACCTTGCAATGAGATGCTTGAGACTTAATGGGAGGAAAAGGCCAACCATGAAGGAGGTTTCACTGGAATTAGAAGCATTGAGAAAGGTGCAAAGTTCCTTACAGATTAAACATGATAATGAGCACAAAACTAGTGATATGGTTCAAGAGTGCAGAGAGGAAAGCATGTCACTGTCCTTACAACTAGAGTCTACATCCTTATAG